In Salinibacterium sp. dk2585, a single window of DNA contains:
- a CDS encoding type III polyketide synthase: MPAIIALETLVPDTVLHQDTVRDVFAAQPGLGRLAQRLVPATFDNAAIETRHSAIAEMSWESESEDPLFFDSKSGRLLVPSTKARNDLYAEEAGRLYVEVARKATEGIDRDRITHVITVSCTGFFAPGPEYLIARELKLRPGVQRFHLGFMGCYASMPALKLAKQLVDADPEAVVLVVSVELCTLHVRTSDDPDQIVAASLFSDGAAAAVVAAETVPGGCSLDAFESVVTPVGEADMAWTIGDEGFEMVLSSYVPKIIGEYIEGALQPLFARASVSEIEHWAVHPGGRSILDRVESTLGLSEAQLVPSRETLRDYGNMSSATVLFVLKHILGSAQPGDRVCAMAFGPGLTVESGLFTAT, translated from the coding sequence ATGCCCGCCATCATCGCCCTTGAGACTCTCGTGCCCGACACAGTCCTCCACCAAGACACCGTGCGCGACGTCTTCGCCGCCCAACCCGGCCTGGGCAGACTCGCCCAGCGGCTCGTGCCGGCGACCTTCGACAACGCCGCGATCGAGACGCGACACAGCGCGATCGCCGAGATGTCATGGGAGAGCGAAAGTGAGGACCCGCTCTTCTTCGATTCGAAGTCGGGGCGGCTGCTCGTGCCCAGCACCAAGGCGCGCAACGACCTCTATGCCGAGGAGGCCGGTCGCCTCTACGTCGAGGTCGCACGCAAGGCGACCGAGGGCATCGACCGCGACCGCATCACCCACGTCATCACGGTCTCGTGCACGGGCTTCTTCGCCCCCGGCCCCGAGTACCTGATCGCCCGCGAGCTGAAGCTGCGTCCCGGCGTGCAGCGCTTCCACCTCGGGTTCATGGGCTGCTACGCCTCCATGCCGGCGTTGAAGCTCGCAAAGCAGCTCGTCGACGCCGACCCCGAGGCGGTCGTGCTGGTCGTGAGCGTCGAGCTCTGCACGCTGCACGTGCGCACCTCCGACGACCCCGACCAGATCGTCGCGGCATCCCTCTTCTCCGACGGCGCGGCCGCCGCGGTCGTCGCGGCGGAGACCGTGCCGGGCGGATGCTCGCTCGACGCCTTCGAGAGCGTCGTCACCCCGGTCGGCGAGGCCGACATGGCGTGGACGATCGGCGACGAGGGCTTCGAAATGGTGCTCTCGAGTTACGTGCCGAAGATCATCGGGGAGTACATCGAGGGGGCGCTGCAGCCACTCTTCGCCCGGGCATCCGTGTCGGAGATCGAGCACTGGGCCGTGCATCCGGGTGGCCGCAGCATCCTGGACCGCGTCGAGAGCACGCTCGGGCTGAGCGAGGCGCAGCTCGTGCCGTCGAGGGAGACCCTGCGTGACTACGGCAACATGAGCAGCGCGACCGTGCTCTTCGTGCTCAAGCACATCCTCGGCTCGGCGCAGCCCGGGGATCGGGTGTGTGCCATGGCGTTCGGGCCGGGCCTGACGGTCGAGTCCGGCCTCTTCACGGCGACGTGA
- a CDS encoding MaoC family dehydratase has translation MTQRRFGSWFDDLPVGAVTHHAIRRTLTESDNVQFSTMTMNPQPLHLDAEFAAKTEFGRPLVNSLLTLSTVVGLSVPELTLGTTVANLGFGSIEFPAPVFAGDTIRAVTEVTKARESRSRPDAGIVEFRHDGFNQRGELVCRAFRSALMLRRPADEELRAVR, from the coding sequence ATGACGCAACGACGCTTCGGTTCCTGGTTCGATGATCTCCCCGTTGGGGCCGTAACCCATCATGCGATCAGGCGCACACTGACCGAGTCCGACAACGTGCAGTTCTCGACGATGACGATGAACCCGCAGCCACTGCACCTCGACGCCGAGTTCGCCGCCAAGACGGAGTTCGGTCGACCCCTCGTCAACTCGCTCCTGACCCTCAGCACGGTCGTGGGCCTCAGCGTGCCGGAGCTCACGCTCGGCACCACGGTGGCGAACCTCGGCTTCGGCAGCATCGAGTTTCCGGCCCCCGTCTTCGCGGGAGACACGATCCGAGCGGTCACCGAGGTCACGAAGGCGCGCGAGTCGAGGTCGCGCCCGGATGCGGGCATCGTCGAGTTCCGCCACGACGGCTTCAATCAGCGTGGCGAACTCGTATGCAGGGCGTTCCGCTCAGCGCTCATGCTGCGGAGGCCAGCGGATGAGGAGCTCAGAGCCGTTCGATGA
- a CDS encoding NAD(P)/FAD-dependent oxidoreductase gives MHDVAIVGGGPVGMLLAVLLAQAGRDVAVFESRDTISPRARAIGIHPPSVEALAEAGVHVPAHGRPIAHGAAMADGRVLGGMSLDGVYALAQQHVERMLRARLEALAPGRLALGRRVLGLHPVPGGHRLDVEGGPAASARLVVAADGLRSTVRELLGIPVVRRRGTAHYLMADVDGDALGDRALLAFEREGVVESFPLPAGRRRWVARVPQPMPEADFAALASVVRARTGHVLDSPAPVSAFTAKQALATRMLGHPPGGTPDSVVLIGDAAHEISPIGGQGLNLGWLEARALARVLTGGSCTPNALAAFETQRMRATRRAIAQAAFNTAMGRALSPSGHAARSLAIRSLGAPPISRHLANAFTMRTL, from the coding sequence ATGCACGACGTCGCGATCGTCGGCGGCGGCCCGGTCGGCATGCTGCTCGCCGTGCTACTGGCGCAGGCCGGGCGCGACGTGGCCGTCTTCGAGTCGAGGGACACGATCTCGCCGAGAGCGCGGGCGATCGGCATCCACCCGCCCTCCGTCGAGGCGCTCGCCGAGGCGGGCGTGCACGTTCCTGCACACGGCCGCCCCATCGCCCATGGGGCGGCTATGGCCGACGGCCGCGTGCTCGGCGGAATGTCCCTCGACGGCGTCTACGCCCTCGCCCAGCAGCACGTCGAACGGATGCTCCGCGCCCGCCTGGAAGCGCTGGCCCCCGGTCGCCTCGCGCTCGGGCGAAGGGTGCTGGGCCTGCACCCGGTGCCGGGCGGACACCGGCTCGACGTGGAAGGTGGGCCCGCGGCATCCGCTCGCCTCGTGGTGGCGGCCGACGGGTTGCGCAGCACCGTGCGCGAACTGCTCGGGATCCCCGTCGTGCGACGTCGCGGCACCGCGCACTACCTCATGGCAGATGTCGACGGGGATGCGCTCGGCGACCGGGCGCTGCTGGCGTTCGAGCGGGAGGGGGTCGTGGAGTCGTTCCCGCTGCCCGCCGGGCGCCGGCGCTGGGTGGCGCGGGTGCCGCAGCCCATGCCGGAGGCCGACTTCGCTGCGCTTGCGTCAGTCGTGCGGGCCCGCACCGGCCACGTGCTCGACTCGCCCGCCCCGGTAAGCGCCTTCACGGCCAAGCAGGCGCTGGCGACGCGAATGCTCGGGCATCCACCCGGCGGAACGCCAGACAGTGTCGTGCTGATCGGCGACGCGGCGCACGAGATCAGCCCCATCGGCGGGCAGGGGCTCAACCTGGGCTGGCTCGAGGCGCGGGCGCTCGCTCGGGTGCTGACGGGTGGCTCGTGCACACCCAACGCGCTCGCGGCATTCGAGACGCAGCGGATGCGGGCCACGCGCCGCGCGATCGCGCAGGCGGCGTTCAACACCGCGATGGGTCGCGCGCTGTCGCCGTCGGGGCATGCCGCTCGCTCGCTCGCGATTCGCTCGCTCGGCGCTCCGCCGATCTCGCGCCACCTCGCGAACGCCTTCACCATGCGCACACTCTGA
- a CDS encoding PadR family transcriptional regulator, giving the protein MSVRMSVLAMLAQQPSYGYLLRAEFDRRTGAPKPLNVGQVYKVLEMLERDGFVTRSEQTDADGHVFYEASAAGRVEVERWLSTPEQADAPARSDLAVKVAIASTLPGVDIERMLALQRQAAIERLQQLTRATAPDGAGLGPQLAGDAIIFEAETEVRWLDHVAERIRAARAAGTPLDVPFDTEPPKRGRPRMASKETS; this is encoded by the coding sequence ATGTCGGTGCGGATGAGCGTCCTCGCGATGTTGGCCCAGCAGCCCAGCTACGGCTACCTGTTGCGGGCCGAGTTCGACCGGCGCACGGGCGCGCCCAAGCCCCTCAACGTCGGCCAGGTCTACAAGGTGCTAGAGATGCTCGAACGCGACGGTTTCGTCACGCGCAGCGAGCAGACGGATGCCGACGGGCACGTCTTCTACGAGGCATCCGCCGCCGGCCGCGTCGAGGTGGAACGCTGGCTCAGCACCCCCGAGCAGGCGGATGCCCCGGCCCGCAGCGATCTCGCGGTGAAGGTTGCAATCGCCTCGACACTCCCCGGGGTCGATATCGAACGGATGCTCGCCCTCCAGCGCCAGGCCGCCATCGAGCGACTGCAGCAGCTCACCCGCGCCACCGCCCCCGACGGCGCCGGGCTGGGCCCCCAGCTCGCCGGCGACGCCATCATCTTCGAGGCCGAGACGGAGGTGCGGTGGCTCGACCATGTGGCGGAACGCATCCGGGCCGCCCGAGCGGCGGGGACTCCCCTCGACGTGCCCTTCGACACGGAACCGCCGAAGCGCGGACGGCCACGCATGGCCAGCAAGGAGACATCATGA
- a CDS encoding ABC transporter ATP-binding protein, producing the protein MTELLTLSAVARTYDGPEKVQALADVDLTVHTGELVTVMGPSGSGKSTLLALAGGLEHPTAGTVSLSGRTLADLNPGQLAEVRRREVAFVFQQYNLVPLLTAIENVTLPLELDGWSAERCAEAGRDALAAVGMADAAELYPERLSGGQQQRVAIARAIAGEPRLILADEPTAALDSVAGESIMRLIRSRVDAGAAAIVVTHDARLAALADRVLSLSDGRLQPEASGVSR; encoded by the coding sequence ATGACCGAGTTGCTCACCCTCAGCGCCGTGGCCCGCACCTACGACGGTCCCGAGAAGGTGCAGGCCCTGGCCGACGTCGACCTCACGGTGCACACGGGCGAACTCGTCACTGTGATGGGGCCCTCGGGGTCGGGCAAGTCGACGCTGCTCGCCCTCGCCGGTGGCCTCGAACACCCGACCGCAGGCACCGTGTCACTCTCCGGGCGCACGTTGGCCGACCTCAATCCTGGGCAGCTGGCGGAAGTGCGTCGGCGCGAGGTCGCCTTCGTGTTCCAGCAGTACAACCTTGTGCCGCTGCTCACGGCGATCGAGAACGTCACCCTGCCGCTCGAGCTCGACGGTTGGTCAGCCGAGCGCTGCGCCGAGGCCGGCCGCGACGCCCTCGCGGCGGTCGGCATGGCGGATGCCGCCGAGCTCTACCCCGAGCGCCTTTCCGGCGGCCAGCAACAGCGGGTTGCGATCGCCCGGGCCATCGCGGGCGAGCCGCGGCTGATCCTCGCCGATGAACCCACCGCCGCCCTCGACAGCGTCGCGGGCGAGTCGATCATGCGACTCATCCGATCGCGCGTCGACGCCGGTGCCGCCGCGATCGTCGTCACGCACGACGCGCGGCTCGCCGCCCTCGCAGACCGGGTGCTGTCCCTGAGCGATGGGCGACTGCAGCCCGAGGCATCCGGAGTGTCCCGATGA
- a CDS encoding acetyl-CoA C-acetyltransferase, producing the protein MIVAGARTPVGKLLGSLSGFSGAELGGVAIRGALERAGISGDDVEAVVMGQVLTAGAGQMPARQAAIKGGIPMSVNALTVNKVCLSGIQAIIVADQYIRTGLYSTVVAGGQESMSNAPHLQHARTGHKYGALTMADHMEIDGLFDAFTQQSMGLLTEQRNDGDGLSRQEQDAFAARSHQRAAAAHASGGFADEIVPVEVPQRKGDPVVVDRDETVRPDTSVESLAGLRPAFRPDGTVTAGNSSPISDGACALVIMSKEEAEKRGLEWIAEIGAPGMVAGPDSTLQHQPAAAIRDACRREGIDPSELDLIEINEAFAAVGIASTNELGIDPEKVNVNGGAIALGHPIGMSGARIVLQLALELRRRGGGIGAAALCGGGGQGDALIIRVPTTGE; encoded by the coding sequence GTGATCGTGGCAGGAGCGAGGACCCCGGTGGGCAAGCTCCTCGGATCGCTCTCTGGATTCTCCGGGGCGGAGCTGGGAGGCGTCGCCATCAGGGGTGCCCTCGAGCGTGCGGGCATTTCGGGAGACGACGTCGAGGCCGTCGTCATGGGCCAGGTGCTCACCGCTGGCGCGGGCCAGATGCCAGCCCGGCAGGCAGCGATCAAGGGTGGCATCCCCATGAGCGTGAATGCCCTCACCGTCAACAAGGTGTGCCTCTCGGGAATCCAGGCGATCATCGTGGCCGACCAGTACATCCGCACGGGACTGTATTCGACCGTCGTCGCGGGCGGGCAGGAGTCGATGAGCAACGCGCCCCACCTGCAGCATGCCCGTACAGGCCACAAGTATGGCGCCCTGACGATGGCCGACCACATGGAGATCGACGGCCTGTTCGATGCCTTCACGCAGCAGTCGATGGGCCTGCTCACGGAGCAGCGCAATGACGGCGACGGCCTCTCGCGCCAGGAGCAGGACGCCTTCGCCGCCCGCTCGCACCAGCGCGCCGCCGCGGCGCACGCCTCCGGTGGCTTCGCCGACGAGATCGTGCCAGTGGAGGTGCCCCAGCGCAAGGGAGACCCCGTCGTCGTGGATCGGGACGAGACCGTGCGGCCCGACACCTCGGTCGAGTCACTCGCGGGGCTTCGGCCAGCCTTCCGTCCCGACGGCACCGTCACGGCGGGCAACTCCTCACCCATCTCCGATGGGGCGTGTGCGCTCGTCATCATGAGCAAGGAGGAGGCCGAGAAGCGCGGCCTCGAGTGGATCGCCGAGATCGGCGCGCCCGGCATGGTGGCCGGGCCCGACTCGACCCTGCAGCACCAGCCAGCCGCCGCCATCCGTGACGCCTGCCGTCGCGAGGGCATCGACCCCTCCGAACTCGACCTGATCGAGATCAACGAGGCCTTCGCCGCCGTTGGCATCGCGTCGACGAACGAACTCGGGATCGACCCGGAGAAGGTCAACGTCAACGGTGGCGCGATTGCGCTCGGCCACCCCATCGGGATGTCGGGGGCGCGGATCGTGCTCCAACTGGCCCTCGAGCTCCGACGCCGTGGCGGCGGCATCGGGGCCGCTGCGCTCTGCGGTGGAGGCGGACAGGGCGACGCACTCATCATCCGGGTTCCTACGACAGGAGAGTGA
- a CDS encoding thiolase family protein — MESAVIVDAVRTASGRGKMGGALSGVHPTDLLATVLASLLERNGLDSAQIDDVLIGCVSQIGDQSSNIARGAVLAAGFDTSVPAATIDRQCGSSQQAAAFAAQGVMSGAYDIAIAGGVESMSRVPLGAAAAGGSPNGERMRARYPEGLVNQGVSAELIASKWGFSRKTLDEYAAESHRRAAEAADSGHFQREILPVTIPAEDGTTAVFDRDETVRAGTTVEALAGLQPAFRNDHMVERFPDLEWSITPGNSSPLTDGASAVLVMSETVAKSLGLRARARFHSFSVVGDDPLYMLTGPIPATHRILKRSGLSFDDLDAYEVNEAFASVPLAWAAEFGADPAKLNPRGGAIALGHALGSSGTRLLTTMLHHLEATGGRYGLQTMCEGGGMANATIIERL, encoded by the coding sequence ATGGAGAGTGCCGTGATCGTCGATGCGGTGCGCACCGCCTCAGGCAGGGGAAAGATGGGTGGCGCACTCTCAGGCGTGCACCCCACCGACCTGCTCGCGACGGTGCTCGCATCGCTCCTGGAACGCAATGGTCTCGACTCCGCCCAGATCGACGACGTGCTCATCGGATGCGTCAGCCAGATCGGTGACCAGAGCAGCAACATCGCGCGCGGGGCAGTGCTCGCCGCTGGTTTCGACACCTCGGTGCCGGCTGCGACGATCGATCGCCAGTGCGGTTCCAGCCAGCAGGCGGCGGCCTTTGCGGCGCAGGGCGTCATGAGCGGTGCCTACGACATCGCGATCGCGGGCGGCGTCGAGTCGATGAGTCGTGTGCCGCTCGGCGCCGCCGCGGCCGGCGGCAGCCCCAATGGTGAGCGGATGCGCGCCCGCTACCCCGAGGGGCTCGTCAACCAGGGCGTCTCGGCTGAGCTGATCGCCTCGAAGTGGGGTTTCTCTCGGAAGACGCTTGACGAGTACGCGGCCGAATCGCATCGCCGCGCCGCCGAGGCGGCAGACAGCGGACACTTCCAGCGGGAGATCTTGCCCGTGACGATCCCCGCAGAGGATGGCACCACGGCCGTCTTCGATCGCGACGAGACGGTCCGAGCCGGCACCACCGTCGAGGCGCTCGCAGGGCTCCAGCCGGCCTTCCGCAACGACCACATGGTCGAGCGTTTTCCCGACCTGGAGTGGTCGATCACGCCGGGCAATTCGTCACCGCTGACCGACGGCGCTTCGGCCGTGCTCGTCATGAGCGAGACGGTGGCGAAGTCGCTCGGGCTGCGAGCGCGAGCCCGGTTCCACAGTTTCTCGGTGGTCGGGGATGACCCGCTCTACATGCTCACCGGGCCGATCCCGGCGACGCATCGCATCCTGAAGCGCTCGGGGCTCTCCTTCGATGACCTCGATGCCTACGAGGTCAATGAGGCCTTCGCCTCCGTGCCGCTCGCCTGGGCTGCCGAGTTCGGCGCCGACCCGGCCAAGCTCAATCCGCGCGGCGGGGCGATCGCACTCGGGCACGCGCTCGGGTCGTCGGGAACCCGGCTCCTCACGACGATGCTGCACCACCTCGAGGCGACGGGCGGGCGCTACGGACTCCAGACGATGTGCGAGGGTGGCGGGATGGCGAACGCCACGATCATCGAACGGCTCTGA
- a CDS encoding methyltransferase domain-containing protein, producing the protein MIPDLRRRATHLAEFMDDPDCDRRMLDHTYRRFPYVNAVVSGWRATYRDVIRPLLSSTEPRTLLDVGCGGGDLSRALARWARHDGLRLEVTGVDPDARAHDYATSVPSHGVRFIAARVEHLEERYDFVISNHVLHHLDDLDGFLETTHARARVMTIHADIERSRGGYLAFAAGTALAWPVLRGSFIRPDGLTSIRRSYTARELRRAVGAGWRVIRRFPSRYLLLRVVRPGASRVATPPARP; encoded by the coding sequence GTGATCCCCGACCTGCGCCGGCGCGCGACCCATCTCGCCGAGTTCATGGACGACCCGGACTGCGATCGGCGGATGCTCGACCACACCTACCGTCGCTTCCCCTACGTCAACGCGGTCGTCTCGGGCTGGCGGGCGACCTATCGCGATGTCATCCGCCCCTTGCTGAGCTCCACCGAGCCCCGCACGCTCCTCGATGTCGGGTGCGGCGGCGGCGACCTCTCCCGCGCCCTCGCGCGCTGGGCGAGGCACGACGGGTTACGGCTCGAGGTGACGGGCGTGGATCCGGATGCCCGTGCTCACGACTACGCGACATCCGTGCCGTCCCACGGGGTGCGCTTCATTGCGGCCCGGGTCGAGCACCTCGAAGAACGCTATGACTTCGTGATCTCGAACCACGTGCTGCACCACCTCGACGACCTCGACGGGTTCCTGGAGACGACGCACGCTCGGGCGCGGGTCATGACGATCCACGCCGACATCGAGCGCAGTCGCGGCGGGTACCTCGCCTTCGCGGCCGGCACGGCACTCGCGTGGCCGGTGCTGCGCGGCTCCTTCATCCGGCCCGATGGGCTCACCTCGATCCGACGCTCCTACACCGCCCGCGAACTGCGCCGGGCGGTGGGCGCGGGGTGGCGGGTCATCCGCCGCTTTCCCTCGCGGTACCTGCTCCTGCGGGTCGTGCGCCCGGGGGCAAGCCGAGTTGCGACACCGCCCGCACGCCCGTGA
- a CDS encoding crotonase/enoyl-CoA hydratase family protein yields MSDSNEVVLEQRGHVLIIRINRPEARNSINTATARALGAALEQLNSDADLRVGVLTGTGVAFCAGQDLKALAAGEAVLEKPERGFGEWVRHYCSKPLIAAVNGYAFGGGLELALACDLIVAAEGVALGLPEVKRGLFAAGGGVPRLVQQMPEKVAMRMVLTGEPIMTNDAQHWGLVNEVVAADEVLDTALELAEHIAQNAPVAVQASKRIVALTAHSGTWEPEAWEVITEEFERVFGSEDAAEGARAFAEKREPIWKGR; encoded by the coding sequence ATGTCAGACAGCAACGAGGTCGTTCTCGAGCAGCGCGGCCATGTGCTCATCATTCGCATCAACCGCCCGGAAGCGCGCAACTCCATCAACACGGCGACCGCGCGGGCGCTCGGAGCTGCCCTCGAGCAGCTCAACAGCGACGCCGACCTGCGGGTCGGTGTGCTGACCGGCACGGGCGTTGCCTTCTGCGCGGGCCAGGACCTGAAGGCGCTCGCGGCGGGCGAGGCAGTGCTCGAGAAGCCCGAGCGCGGTTTCGGCGAGTGGGTGCGGCACTACTGCTCCAAGCCGCTCATCGCCGCGGTCAACGGCTACGCATTCGGGGGAGGGCTCGAACTGGCGCTCGCATGCGACCTCATCGTCGCGGCCGAGGGTGTTGCGCTGGGGCTTCCCGAGGTCAAGCGCGGCCTCTTCGCGGCGGGCGGCGGAGTGCCCCGTCTCGTGCAGCAGATGCCCGAGAAGGTGGCCATGCGCATGGTGCTCACGGGTGAGCCGATCATGACCAACGACGCCCAGCACTGGGGCCTCGTCAATGAGGTCGTCGCCGCCGATGAGGTGCTCGACACCGCCCTGGAGCTCGCCGAGCACATCGCCCAGAATGCTCCCGTCGCGGTGCAGGCAAGCAAGCGCATCGTCGCCCTCACGGCCCACTCCGGCACGTGGGAGCCCGAGGCGTGGGAAGTCATCACGGAGGAGTTTGAGCGGGTGTTCGGCTCGGAGGATGCCGCAGAGGGCGCGCGGGCCTTCGCCGAGAAGCGCGAACCGATCTGGAAGGGCCGCTGA